In Winkia neuii, a genomic segment contains:
- a CDS encoding glycosyltransferase produces MQKKLLVLLTSVFPYDSGEEFLEVELPYLAASFTRVIILPVHQLNPKKLTRKLPQNVEARSLRSCVPACKSAGIGLKAVSGWVRSPLLSPIPAALQMRALTSGRYRFELAKNALADVDFSRYDQAVFYGYWMAKPAMIAYWLSEWAKDFTETKCASRAHRFDVYQDQAPFGYLPARSFLGKHLDAAFPISKNAKDVLSRDMGDSMRAAMSIQRLGTRPLPEVHREKTGRLNIVSLSSLAPVKRLDLGARGIAQALRRGVDLHWYHIGGAKAEQVEDLKGLLDELQISESVTLIGQLPHEEALNFLADPKLTVFMNTSSSEGVPVSIMEALGCSLPTVCTDVGGSGELVEEGVNGSLLAADIQPNDLAEILDRWYRMGQDEYARFSKNARNTWEEKCDARNVYPKLIAEMEQM; encoded by the coding sequence ATGCAGAAGAAGCTGCTGGTACTGCTTACCTCCGTCTTCCCCTATGACAGCGGAGAAGAGTTCTTAGAGGTTGAGCTCCCGTATCTGGCAGCTTCTTTTACTAGGGTCATAATTCTGCCCGTACATCAACTAAATCCCAAGAAACTCACCAGAAAGCTGCCGCAGAATGTTGAGGCACGCAGCCTGCGCAGCTGCGTGCCGGCATGCAAGAGCGCTGGGATTGGGCTAAAAGCTGTTAGCGGCTGGGTACGTTCGCCCCTGCTGTCGCCGATCCCAGCTGCTTTGCAAATGCGCGCGCTGACCTCGGGTAGGTATCGTTTCGAACTGGCAAAAAATGCGCTGGCAGACGTGGATTTTTCGCGCTATGACCAGGCGGTGTTCTACGGGTATTGGATGGCCAAGCCAGCAATGATTGCCTATTGGCTTTCCGAGTGGGCAAAAGATTTTACCGAAACCAAGTGTGCCTCGCGGGCGCACCGCTTCGATGTATATCAGGACCAGGCTCCGTTCGGATATCTACCTGCAAGGTCATTCTTAGGTAAACATTTGGATGCGGCCTTTCCCATTTCAAAGAATGCGAAAGATGTGCTCTCCAGGGACATGGGAGATTCGATGCGTGCCGCAATGAGCATCCAACGGCTAGGAACTCGCCCTCTGCCCGAAGTGCACCGGGAAAAGACTGGGAGGCTAAATATTGTCTCCCTCTCCTCTTTGGCGCCAGTGAAGCGGTTGGATCTAGGCGCGCGGGGTATAGCGCAAGCGCTTCGCCGTGGCGTTGACTTGCACTGGTACCACATCGGAGGCGCGAAGGCGGAACAGGTAGAAGATCTCAAAGGGCTGTTGGACGAGCTCCAGATAAGCGAATCTGTAACTCTGATCGGCCAACTGCCCCACGAAGAGGCGCTAAATTTCCTGGCGGACCCGAAGCTGACCGTGTTCATGAATACTTCCTCTTCCGAGGGCGTGCCTGTTTCGATCATGGAGGCGTTGGGATGCTCGCTCCCGACTGTCTGCACAGATGTCGGCGGAAGTGGCGAACTGGTAGAAGAGGGCGTTAACGGTTCGCTGCTAGCGGCGGATATACAACCGAATGATTTAGCAGAGATCCTTGATCGCTGGTACCGGATGGGACAGGACGAGTACGCACGTTTTAGCAAGAATGCGCGGAATACCTGGGAAGAAAAGTGCGACGCTCGTAATGTGTACCCGAAGCTGATTGCAGAAATGGAACAGATGTGA